One Anoplopoma fimbria isolate UVic2021 breed Golden Eagle Sablefish chromosome 2, Afim_UVic_2022, whole genome shotgun sequence DNA window includes the following coding sequences:
- the ube2q1 gene encoding ubiquitin-conjugating enzyme E2 Q1, protein MSVSGLKAELKFLESIFDPNHERFRIIDWKPDELSCQFNVTGEKLLIIHCNITESYPSTPPIWFVDSDDPSLTQVLERLEDVRKGSTLLLQQLKKLICDLCRLYNLPQHPDVEMLDQPLPAGPVGQDRKHGTEEVTSEEEEEEEMGEDIEDLDHYEMKEEEPVDGKKSEDDGIEKENLAILEKIRKNQRQDHLNGAVSGSVQASDRLMKELREIYRSQSYKTGIYSVELVNDSLYEWHVKLRTVDPDSPLHSDLQVLKEKEGMDYILLDFSYKDNFPFDPPFVRVVSPVLSGGYVLGGGALCMELLTKQGWSSAYSIESVIMQINATLVKGKARVQFGANKNQYNLARAQQSYKSLVQIHEKNGWYTPPKEDG, encoded by the exons ATGTCGGTGTCGGGGCTGAAGGCCGAGCTGAAGTTTTTGGAGTCCATTTTTGATCCCAACCACGAACGCTTCAGGATCATCGACTGGAAGCCCGACGAGCTGAGCTGCCAGTTCAACGTAACTGGGGAGAAGCTGTTGATTATCCACTGTAACATCACG GAGTCTTATCCATCTACGCCGCCAATATGGTTTGTGGACTCTGATGACCCGAGCTTGACGCAAGTTTTGGAGAGATTGGAAGATGTGAGGAAAGGCAGCACTCTG CTTTTGCAGCAGTTGAAGAAACTCATTTGTGATCTTTGTCGGCTGTACAACCTTCCCCAACATCCAGATGTGGAGATGCTGGACCAGCCCCTGCCAGCAGGTCCTGTGGGACAAGACCGAAAG cATGGAACGGAGGAGGTCAcatctgaagaagaagaggaagaggagatgggaGAG GACATAGAGGATCTGGACCACTATGAAATGAAAGAGGAGGAGCCTGTGGATGGGAAGAAATCTGAGGATGATGGCATCGAGAAGGAGAATTTGGCCATCCTGGAGAAAATCCGAAAGAACCAGAGGCAGGACCACTTAAAT ggAGCTGTGTCTGGTTCAGTTCAAGCCTCTGACCGCCTGATGAAGGAGCTAAGAGAGATCTACAGGTCTCAGAGTTACAAGACAG GCATCTATTCAGTCGAGCTTGTTAACGACAGCCTGTATGAATGGCACGTCAAACTAAGGAC GGTGGATCCAGATAGCCCCTTACACAGCGATTTACAAGTCCTAAAGGAAAAGGAAGGGATGGATTACATTTTGCTAGACTTCTCATATAAA GATAATTTCCCCTTTGATCCACCTTTTGTCCGGGTGGTTTCGCCTGTGCTTTCTGGAGG TTATGTTCTTGGAGGAGGTGCCCTGTGCATGGAACTTCTCACCAAACAG GGTTGGAGCAGTGCCTATTCCATTGAATCTGTCATCATGCAGATCAATGCCACTTTAGTCAAGGGAAAAGCCAGAGTGCAGTTTGGAGCCAATAAA AACCAGTACAATCTTGCCCGAGCACAGCAGTCCTACAAATCCCTGGTTCAGATCCACGAAAAGAACG GCTGGTACACACCCCCCAAGGAAGACGGCTAA